One region of Pseudomonas glycinae genomic DNA includes:
- a CDS encoding cupin domain-containing protein, protein MNPDIPLQLLGGLTAREFMRDYWQKKPLLIRQAFPDFESPIDADELAGLALEEEVESRLVIEHGERPWELRRGPFAEDEFSKLPEREWTLLVQAVDQFVPEVSELLENFRFLPSWRVDDVMISFAAPGGSVGPHFDNYDVFLLQGHGKRNWKIGQMCDSESPLLQHADLRILAEFHETEEWVLEPGDMLYLPPRLAHCGVAVDDCMTYSVGFRAPSAAEVLTHFTDFLSQFLTDEERYTDADAKPVSDDPHQIQHDALGRLKALLAEHMSDERLLLTWFGQYMTEPRYPELVVGPEEVEEEDLLGALEDGAILIRNPSARLAWSDVDDDLLLFASGQSRYLPGKLRELLKLICSADALHTDNLGDWLSDEDGRGLLCELVKQGSLGFADDE, encoded by the coding sequence ATGAATCCCGATATTCCTCTTCAACTTCTGGGTGGTCTTACGGCGCGCGAGTTCATGCGCGATTACTGGCAGAAAAAACCACTGCTGATCCGCCAGGCGTTTCCTGATTTTGAAAGCCCGATCGACGCCGACGAACTCGCCGGCCTGGCCCTGGAAGAAGAAGTTGAATCGCGTCTGGTGATCGAGCACGGCGAGCGTCCCTGGGAACTGCGCCGCGGCCCGTTCGCCGAAGACGAATTCAGCAAACTGCCGGAACGTGAGTGGACCCTGCTGGTGCAGGCCGTCGATCAGTTCGTGCCGGAAGTCAGCGAGCTGCTGGAAAACTTCCGCTTTCTGCCGAGCTGGCGCGTCGACGACGTGATGATCAGCTTCGCCGCTCCGGGCGGCAGCGTCGGCCCGCACTTCGACAACTACGACGTGTTCCTGCTGCAAGGCCACGGCAAGCGCAACTGGAAAATCGGCCAGATGTGCGACTCCGAAAGCCCGCTGCTGCAACACGCAGACCTGCGCATCCTCGCCGAATTCCACGAGACTGAAGAGTGGGTCCTGGAACCCGGCGACATGCTCTACCTGCCGCCGCGCCTGGCTCACTGCGGCGTTGCTGTTGACGACTGCATGACCTACTCGGTCGGCTTCCGCGCACCGAGCGCCGCTGAAGTGCTGACCCACTTCACCGACTTCCTCAGCCAGTTCCTGACTGACGAAGAGCGTTATACCGACGCCGATGCAAAACCGGTCAGCGATGATCCACATCAGATCCAGCACGATGCCCTCGGCCGCCTGAAAGCGCTGCTCGCCGAGCACATGAGCGACGAACGCCTGCTGCTGACCTGGTTCGGCCAGTACATGACCGAGCCGCGTTATCCAGAGCTGGTGGTCGGTCCGGAAGAGGTCGAGGAAGAAGACTTGCTCGGCGCGCTCGAAGACGGCGCCATCCTGATCCGCAACCCGAGCGCGCGCCTGGCGTGGTCGGACGTCGATGACGATCTGCTGCTGTTCGCCAGCGGCCAGAGCCGCTACCTGCCGGGCAAGCTGCGCGAACTGCTGAAGCTGATCTGCTCCGCCGACGCCCTGCACACCGACAACCTCGGTGACTGGCTGAGCGACGAAGACGGTCGCGGCCTGCTGTGCGAACTGGTCAAACAGGGCAGTCTGGGGTTCGCCGACGATGAATAA
- a CDS encoding GNAT family N-acetyltransferase, giving the protein MNKIRVRVADWQKDNAEIRRIRETVFIAEQSVPPELEWDADDATAVHFLAFEGDFPIGTARLLPDGHVGRVSVLKDWRGLKVGDALMQAVIAEAEARGLKQQMLSAQVQATAFYERLGFNLVSEEFLEAGIPHVDMVRHSA; this is encoded by the coding sequence ATGAATAAGATTCGCGTACGTGTTGCAGACTGGCAAAAGGACAACGCCGAGATCCGCCGCATTCGCGAAACGGTGTTCATTGCCGAACAATCGGTTCCACCCGAGCTTGAGTGGGATGCCGATGACGCCACGGCGGTGCATTTTCTGGCCTTCGAAGGCGACTTTCCGATCGGCACCGCCCGCCTGTTGCCCGACGGGCATGTTGGCCGGGTCTCAGTGCTGAAGGACTGGCGCGGCCTGAAGGTCGGCGATGCGCTGATGCAAGCGGTGATTGCCGAAGCGGAAGCACGCGGCCTGAAGCAGCAGATGCTCAGTGCCCAGGTTCAGGCCACGGCGTTCTATGAGCGTCTGGGTTTCAATCTGGTCAGCGAGGAATTCCTGGAAGCAGGGATTCCGCATGTCGATATGGTTCGTCACTCAGCTTAA
- a CDS encoding secretin N-terminal domain-containing protein, with protein sequence MSLRTLLTTLLLGCSFSVMAATEIVPLKYHTSADMLPVAQDFIGKDGQVSAYGNQLIVKAEPGKIQELKDLLSQLDTAPKRLLITVDTNENNGRGDEGYSVNGAQTRIISRGTASRDGGIQQIQASEGAPALIQVGQSVPITSSQTNSYGDYSSQTQYRNVTQGFYVTASVTGETVHLAISTNRDRMSQERPDVVNVQSTDTTVTGRLGEWITLAGVNRQTQADKQGLARSYSTQGRDDMTLRVKVDTLD encoded by the coding sequence ATGTCCCTACGCACCCTGCTCACCACCCTGCTGCTCGGCTGCAGTTTTTCGGTGATGGCAGCCACAGAAATCGTGCCCCTCAAGTACCACACCAGTGCCGACATGCTGCCGGTGGCTCAGGACTTCATCGGCAAGGACGGCCAGGTCAGCGCCTATGGCAACCAACTGATCGTCAAGGCCGAGCCCGGCAAGATTCAAGAACTCAAGGACCTGCTCTCGCAGCTCGACACCGCGCCCAAGCGCTTGCTGATCACGGTCGACACCAACGAAAACAACGGTCGTGGCGATGAAGGTTATTCGGTCAATGGCGCGCAAACCCGCATCATCAGCCGCGGCACCGCCAGCCGTGACGGCGGCATTCAGCAAATTCAGGCCAGCGAAGGTGCACCGGCACTGATCCAGGTCGGCCAGAGCGTGCCGATCACCAGCAGCCAGACCAACTCCTACGGCGATTACAGCAGCCAGACGCAATATCGCAACGTCACCCAGGGCTTTTACGTCACCGCCAGCGTCACCGGCGAAACCGTTCACCTGGCAATCAGTACCAACCGTGACCGCATGAGCCAGGAACGTCCCGATGTAGTGAACGTTCAAAGCACCGACACAACTGTCACCGGACGCCTGGGCGAGTGGATCACCCTCGCCGGCGTGAATCGCCAGACCCAGGCCGACAAACAGGGCCTGGCCCGCAGCTACTCGACTCAAGGCCGGGATGACATGACGTTGCGGGTGAAAGTCGACACGTTGGACTAA